A window of Caldicellulosiruptoraceae bacterium PP1 contains these coding sequences:
- the pepF gene encoding oligoendopeptidase F, which produces MGILKNMKSKKLIALTLVFAFLFTTIIATAQGPKKRSEIDNKYKWNLEDIYPTYDKWEQDFKTVQTTYIPKFKNYQGKLNNSKALLECLQLRDKMMRLTEKVYVYANMKADENQADNKVNEMRSRSETLYSNALASVSFIQPELLSLPEKTLKSYLSDKQLSEYKQYLDSVIKQKAHTLSKEGEELLANLSDLASSPKAIYDQLKLADMTFPKIKDEKGNEIQLSQGSYGRYLESKDRDFRKRAFEGIYSSFDKVKNTLAATLNAEVKKNIYFAKARKYNSALEAALDSEFIPRSVYDNLVKAVNNNVKYLHKYVDLRQKVLKVDKVHIYDMYVPLVENYEMNIPYEDAKKLILKGLNPLGKDYINNLQNAFDSRWIDVYETENKYSGGYQWGSYDTHPYILMNYDDTVDSMLTVAHELGHAMNAFYTNKTQKYINSNVPIFTAEVASTTNEFLMLNYMIKNAKSDDEKLYLLNSLIENIRGTVYTQVMYAEFEKTIHERVEKGEALSAETLNNIWKDLMVKYYGQNFEVDPLAPLWWSRIPHFYMNFYVYKYATSMAAANEIVKNLNNQKNIDKYIEFLKAGSSDYPINVLKKAGVDMTSTKPVDNLLQYFGQLVDEMEKILSKEGKL; this is translated from the coding sequence ATGGGAATTTTGAAAAACATGAAATCAAAAAAACTTATTGCTTTGACTCTTGTATTTGCTTTTCTCTTTACAACAATTATTGCTACTGCTCAAGGTCCAAAAAAAAGAAGTGAAATTGACAATAAGTACAAATGGAACCTTGAAGACATTTATCCTACTTATGACAAATGGGAACAAGATTTTAAAACGGTTCAAACTACATATATCCCTAAGTTTAAAAACTATCAAGGAAAACTTAATAATTCAAAGGCTTTATTAGAATGCTTACAACTAAGAGATAAGATGATGAGACTCACTGAAAAGGTATATGTTTATGCAAATATGAAAGCTGATGAAAATCAAGCTGATAATAAGGTAAATGAAATGAGATCACGCTCAGAAACACTATATTCTAATGCTTTGGCATCAGTTTCTTTTATTCAACCAGAGCTTTTATCACTACCAGAAAAAACTTTAAAATCCTACTTATCAGATAAACAACTTTCAGAGTATAAGCAGTATTTAGATTCTGTTATAAAGCAAAAAGCTCATACTCTTTCAAAAGAAGGAGAAGAATTACTTGCAAATCTTTCTGATTTAGCAAGTTCACCAAAAGCAATTTATGATCAATTAAAATTAGCAGATATGACCTTCCCGAAGATTAAAGATGAAAAAGGTAATGAAATTCAGTTATCACAAGGTAGTTATGGTAGATATCTTGAAAGTAAAGACAGAGATTTTAGAAAGAGAGCTTTCGAAGGAATATATAGTTCTTTCGACAAAGTAAAAAATACATTAGCTGCTACTTTAAATGCAGAAGTTAAGAAAAACATCTATTTTGCTAAAGCACGTAAATACAATTCTGCACTTGAAGCAGCTTTAGATTCAGAATTTATACCTCGAAGCGTTTATGATAATTTAGTTAAAGCGGTAAACAATAATGTTAAATATCTTCATAAATATGTTGATTTAAGACAGAAAGTTCTTAAAGTTGATAAAGTGCATATATATGATATGTATGTACCTTTAGTTGAAAATTATGAAATGAATATTCCTTATGAAGATGCTAAAAAATTAATTTTAAAGGGGTTAAATCCATTAGGAAAAGATTATATAAATAATCTTCAAAATGCTTTTGATAGTAGATGGATTGACGTTTATGAAACTGAGAACAAATATTCAGGTGGATATCAATGGGGTTCTTATGATACTCACCCATATATTTTGATGAATTATGATGATACTGTAGATTCTATGTTAACAGTTGCTCATGAATTAGGGCATGCAATGAATGCATTTTATACAAATAAAACACAGAAATATATAAATTCAAATGTTCCAATATTTACTGCCGAGGTTGCTTCAACAACAAATGAATTTTTGATGCTGAACTACATGATAAAAAATGCTAAATCTGACGATGAAAAGCTATATTTATTAAATAGCCTAATAGAAAACATTAGAGGAACTGTATATACTCAAGTTATGTATGCAGAATTTGAAAAAACAATACATGAAAGAGTAGAAAAAGGTGAGGCTCTCTCTGCTGAAACATTAAATAATATTTGGAAAGATTTAATGGTAAAATATTATGGACAAAACTTTGAGGTTGACCCACTTGCTCCATTATGGTGGTCAAGAATCCCTCATTTTTATATGAATTTTTATGTTTATAAATATGCTACTTCTATGGCTGCAGCAAATGAAATTGTTAAAAATTTAAATAATCAAAAGAATATTGATAAATATATAGAATTCCTAAAAGCAGGAAGTTCAGATTATCCAATAAATGTTTTGAAAAAAGCAGGAGTTGATATGACATCAACAAAACCTGTTGATAATCTATTACAATACTTTGGCCAGCTTGTAGATGAGATGGAAAAAATACTATCAAAAGAAGGTAAGCTATAA
- a CDS encoding M56 family metallopeptidase, translated as MLENIFTTMLNMSITASVAAVLIFFFRWILDDKVPKIFSYALWFIVLVRMLIPFSFSSTFSIFNVVPVFETLVTHNSQQYVIDQNMQYTADYQNISQEKTNSIDSKVLNNNNNIDHFDFTPSQELSTDPKHILTFIAARIWLAGMIALLLLSIFLYFYTSRRLKIAILYKNDHLFSESCQKLKLKQKVKFYISDKVYTPVVCGLIKPCIILPSSLEQNCNKSELQYVIEHELIHIKRFDYIIKPLWVLSLCIHWFNPILWLSFILFLKDMEMSCDERVIKANNNDIRSEYATLLIKLAVKQNTLINSKILAFGESNIKNRIKKIMSFRKPALWLNLSAIICIIIFGVILLTNGQHNQINKKEVNKSNEYNAEVLLKYKNKYVGNASNVSNLIHNLPYADLYKGISLKTEKPPYGININYNFSTSDVDMRKIENTLQNNAIIMFALIDNVDIINFNLKIDNNEKNYQYTREKIQKGFDKDLREYAKDISSFEILLSSLNTIDEKAHIYNNEKSINVSSSSEKYSSAEAIQVVEQLGQKLKFVNKLIPEKELKEEITKHFSPYLSPSLLSKWLKDPKKAFGRYVSSPWPDRIEVKKVTKINNNKYIIEGDIVEITSVPEEEWRTKVIVTVEKFEKLGWLINDITSSEQNDQFQESVNIARIKVILGENPIFWNGVKPIYISNSKMINDIMSMIENSKPLVDTSKINKINKGSEYDYKIIIEYRNGEKREINIIYDYLYEIGYLDENGNKKEPNYNFFRYISSLYEYPNPDTNIEQQVLNLFKKYNWTIDFKINTLKIDLPKNLKHKAGEYPIKIYWAYNNELSRHINLDFSSYLGKTVTVEIYRLREPLPDFMKPRRDARGIVIKYNKKIIGAYIDAGRHDSFACSLDRKNLQEITHKDWNEWINNYIDYNDETEKKLLKLKPEDIIKEYINALDRHDYKMVWACSTRKSLVELLSTNMDNRYLYNNESKIDYNIKKAKLIKIENLKGFSDETGTLEYPVQIYFDFNKIITDNDGICTRFFILTKDTDKTGWKVDGIGTGP; from the coding sequence GTGCTTGAAAATATATTTACTACAATGCTTAATATGAGCATTACCGCTTCAGTAGCTGCTGTTTTGATATTCTTTTTTAGATGGATATTAGATGATAAGGTACCCAAAATTTTTAGTTATGCCCTGTGGTTTATAGTACTTGTTAGAATGCTTATTCCCTTTTCCTTTTCATCAACATTTAGTATATTTAATGTCGTTCCTGTGTTTGAAACACTCGTTACTCATAACTCTCAACAATATGTAATAGATCAGAATATGCAATATACTGCAGATTATCAGAACATATCACAAGAAAAAACTAATAGTATTGATAGCAAAGTATTAAATAATAATAACAATATAGACCATTTTGATTTTACACCATCGCAGGAGTTATCAACAGATCCAAAGCATATACTAACATTTATTGCCGCTCGTATATGGCTTGCAGGCATGATAGCTTTGTTGTTATTAAGTATATTTTTATACTTTTATACAAGTCGCAGACTTAAAATAGCTATTTTGTATAAGAATGACCATTTATTTTCTGAGTCCTGTCAAAAACTGAAGTTGAAGCAAAAAGTCAAATTCTACATATCAGATAAGGTATATACCCCTGTTGTATGTGGCTTAATAAAACCGTGCATCATATTACCTTCGTCTCTTGAACAAAATTGTAATAAATCAGAGCTACAGTATGTCATTGAACATGAACTTATACACATCAAAAGATTTGACTATATCATAAAACCTTTATGGGTACTTTCCTTATGCATACACTGGTTTAATCCTATACTGTGGCTTAGCTTTATATTATTTCTAAAAGATATGGAAATGTCGTGTGATGAGAGGGTTATAAAAGCAAACAATAATGATATAAGAAGTGAATATGCAACATTACTCATTAAACTTGCTGTAAAACAGAATACACTAATTAATAGTAAAATATTAGCTTTTGGTGAAAGCAATATCAAAAACAGAATAAAAAAGATAATGAGTTTTAGAAAACCAGCTTTGTGGCTGAACCTGTCTGCTATTATATGTATTATAATATTTGGTGTTATTCTGTTGACCAATGGACAGCATAATCAAATTAATAAAAAAGAGGTAAATAAAAGCAATGAATATAATGCAGAAGTTCTACTAAAATATAAGAATAAGTATGTTGGAAATGCCAGCAATGTGTCCAATCTTATTCACAACTTGCCATATGCTGATTTATATAAAGGTATATCTCTCAAGACAGAAAAACCACCATATGGAATTAATATTAATTATAACTTTAGTACATCTGATGTTGATATGAGAAAGATTGAAAATACCTTGCAAAATAATGCTATTATAATGTTTGCACTCATAGATAATGTTGATATTATCAATTTCAATTTAAAAATAGATAATAATGAAAAAAATTATCAGTATACAAGAGAAAAGATTCAAAAAGGTTTTGATAAAGACCTAAGGGAGTATGCAAAGGATATAAGTAGCTTTGAAATCTTATTAAGCAGTTTGAATACAATAGATGAAAAAGCTCATATTTATAATAATGAAAAATCTATTAACGTTTCAAGTAGTTCCGAAAAATATAGCAGTGCTGAGGCAATACAAGTGGTTGAACAATTGGGGCAAAAATTGAAGTTTGTTAATAAGCTTATACCTGAAAAAGAATTAAAAGAAGAAATCACAAAGCATTTTAGTCCATATTTATCGCCTTCTTTACTTTCAAAATGGTTAAAAGATCCTAAAAAAGCCTTTGGTAGATATGTTTCGAGTCCATGGCCAGATAGAATTGAAGTAAAAAAAGTTACAAAAATTAATAATAATAAGTACATAATTGAGGGAGATATTGTAGAAATAACCAGCGTACCTGAGGAGGAATGGAGAACAAAAGTAATTGTTACAGTTGAAAAATTTGAAAAATTAGGTTGGTTAATAAATGATATAACTTCAAGTGAACAAAATGATCAATTTCAAGAAAGTGTAAATATTGCAAGAATAAAGGTAATTTTAGGTGAAAATCCAATATTTTGGAATGGTGTAAAGCCTATTTATATATCAAATAGCAAGATGATAAATGATATTATGTCTATGATTGAAAATAGTAAGCCATTAGTTGATACATCTAAAATTAACAAGATTAATAAGGGATCAGAATATGATTATAAAATAATTATTGAATATAGAAATGGAGAAAAAAGAGAAATAAATATTATATATGATTATCTTTATGAAATAGGATATTTAGATGAAAATGGAAATAAGAAAGAACCTAATTATAACTTTTTTAGATATATTAGTAGTCTATATGAATATCCAAACCCTGATACAAATATTGAACAGCAAGTGTTGAATTTATTCAAAAAATATAATTGGACAATAGATTTTAAAATAAATACTTTGAAAATAGATTTACCAAAAAATCTCAAACATAAAGCTGGAGAATATCCAATAAAGATATACTGGGCATATAATAATGAGCTATCAAGACATATCAATCTTGATTTTTCTTCTTATCTTGGTAAAACTGTAACTGTTGAAATTTATAGATTAAGAGAGCCATTACCTGATTTTATGAAACCGCGAAGAGATGCAAGAGGAATTGTTATAAAGTATAACAAAAAAATTATTGGAGCATATATAGATGCAGGTAGACATGACTCATTTGCTTGCTCACTTGATAGAAAGAACTTGCAAGAAATAACACATAAAGATTGGAATGAATGGATTAATAACTATATTGATTATAATGATGAAACAGAAAAGAAACTTTTAAAACTGAAACCAGAAGATATTATTAAAGAGTATATTAATGCATTAGATAGGCATGATTATAAAATGGTTTGGGCTTGTTCAACAAGAAAAAGTCTTGTAGAGCTTTTATCAACAAATATGGACAATAGATACCTATATAATAATGAAAGTAAAATTGATTATAATATTAAAAAAGCAAAACTTATTAAAATTGAAAATTTAAAAGGCTTTTCAGATGAAACAGGAACTCTGGAATATCCAGTTCAAATATATTTTGACTTTAATAAAATAATTACTGATAATGATGGCATTTGCACAAGATTTTTTATACTAACAAAAGACACTGATAAAACAGGCTGGAAAGTTGATGGTATCGGAACAGGTCCATGA
- a CDS encoding BlaI/MecI/CopY family transcriptional regulator, with amino-acid sequence MEKIKIFEAEYKFMNIIWEHSPISSTELVKIANKELGWKKSTTYTVIRRLCERGAIKNENAVVYALINQDQVMRAETEEHINKIYDGSLKLFFTTFLQKEKLSKDEVEELKKIVDKYSKEEQ; translated from the coding sequence ATGGAAAAAATTAAAATATTTGAGGCAGAATATAAATTTATGAATATTATATGGGAGCATTCACCTATTTCAAGTACAGAACTAGTTAAGATTGCAAATAAAGAACTTGGATGGAAGAAATCAACCACTTATACTGTTATTCGCAGGTTATGTGAACGAGGAGCCATAAAGAATGAAAATGCAGTTGTTTATGCATTGATAAATCAAGATCAAGTTATGCGTGCAGAAACAGAAGAACATATTAATAAAATTTATGACGGTTCATTAAAACTCTTTTTTACCACCTTTTTACAAAAAGAAAAATTGAGCAAAGATGAAGTTGAAGAATTGAAAAAAATAGTAGATAAGTATAGTAAGGAGGAACAATAG
- a CDS encoding HAD hydrolase-like protein → MIEDSYIADIQGAKRAGIDAILVRKSNNFNCDKHFASLIELVDFL, encoded by the coding sequence ATGATTGAAGATAGTTATATTGCTGATATCCAAGGAGCAAAAAGAGCAGGAATTGATGCAATTTTGGTAAGAAAAAGTAATAATTTTAACTGTGACAAGCATTTTGCTTCACTAATAGAGTTGGTTGATTTTTTATAA
- a CDS encoding GNAT family N-acetyltransferase — translation MSQVKFIIRNLHENDCNFISSLCGQLGYPSTESEVMIRIKDIIKRESHQVFVAETIDKKVVGWVHVHIYPLLECDLMAEIGGLVVDRDYRRMGIGTELMKHAEDWAKSKGCSMVNLRSNVIRKEAHILYESIGYVKIKQSYTFRKIIL, via the coding sequence ATGAGTCAGGTTAAATTTATAATAAGAAATTTACATGAAAATGATTGCAACTTTATTTCATCTCTTTGTGGACAACTTGGGTATCCTTCTACAGAGAGTGAGGTTATGATTAGAATTAAAGATATTATTAAGAGAGAAAGTCATCAAGTTTTTGTTGCTGAAACTATTGATAAAAAGGTAGTAGGTTGGGTTCATGTACATATATACCCATTACTCGAGTGCGATTTGATGGCAGAAATAGGTGGATTAGTTGTAGATAGAGATTATAGGAGAATGGGTATTGGAACAGAATTGATGAAACATGCAGAAGATTGGGCGAAAAGTAAAGGGTGTAGTATGGTAAATTTACGTTCTAATGTAATTAGAAAGGAAGCACATATTTTATATGAGAGTATTGGCTATGTAAAAATTAAGCAGTCATATACTTTTAGAAAAATAATATTATAG
- a CDS encoding NAD(P)-binding domain-containing protein — MIKIGIIGYGSMGSMLLNSFIASGGVKPCEVIVSTRTKDKLKSVSSKWDGINIAVDNIEVVKKAKCIFICVKPQEVEDILDEIRNFITLDTHIVSIAATVSIENIEKIVNCKITKLTPAITSEVFDGISLVCHNNKVNREDAAFLKGLLNKISIVNIIKEEDFDLAAELTSCAPGFIACIFEEFVNAVLKHTEDMPKQEIAKMVLRTLYATSKVFIEKGMTFKEVIDRVATKGGITEEGVKVLKAKLPQVFDEMFEQTLNKRKMKKEVIDSIFMDFK, encoded by the coding sequence TTGATTAAAATTGGTATTATAGGCTATGGAAGTATGGGTAGCATGCTACTTAATAGCTTTATTGCTTCGGGAGGAGTAAAACCTTGTGAAGTGATTGTTTCAACAAGGACAAAAGATAAACTCAAAAGTGTTAGTTCAAAATGGGATGGGATAAATATTGCTGTAGATAATATAGAGGTTGTTAAAAAGGCTAAGTGCATTTTTATATGTGTAAAACCTCAAGAGGTAGAAGATATTCTTGATGAAATAAGAAATTTTATCACCTTAGATACACATATTGTTTCAATTGCCGCTACTGTTTCAATTGAAAATATAGAAAAGATTGTTAACTGCAAAATAACAAAACTTACACCTGCTATTACATCAGAGGTGTTTGATGGGATAAGCTTGGTATGCCATAATAATAAGGTAAACCGTGAAGATGCAGCCTTTTTGAAAGGTTTGCTTAATAAAATAAGTATTGTAAATATTATCAAAGAGGAAGATTTTGATTTAGCTGCCGAGCTCACAAGCTGTGCTCCCGGATTTATTGCATGTATATTTGAGGAATTTGTAAACGCTGTTTTAAAACATACCGAAGATATGCCTAAACAAGAGATTGCCAAGATGGTACTTAGAACATTATATGCAACATCGAAAGTATTTATTGAGAAAGGTATGACTTTCAAAGAAGTAATAGATAGGGTGGCAACAAAAGGTGGAATTACAGAGGAAGGGGTAAAGGTATTAAAAGCAAAATTACCCCAAGTTTTTGATGAAATGTTTGAGCAAACGCTAAACAAACGGAAGATGAAAAAAGAAGTTATAGATAGTATCTTTATGGATTTTAAATAA
- a CDS encoding ArsR/SmtB family transcription factor, with amino-acid sequence MDKEITNFEICNCTIIHEDVVKRVRENMVDENHVISLAEFFKVFGDATRIKIINALLTSEMCVCDIAALLGMSQSAISHQLRTLKQARLIKYRRDGKVVYYSLDDEHIKEIFDKGLIHVKE; translated from the coding sequence ATGGATAAAGAAATAACTAATTTTGAGATCTGTAATTGTACTATAATACATGAAGATGTGGTAAAAAGGGTTAGAGAAAACATGGTTGATGAAAACCATGTAATAAGCCTTGCAGAATTTTTTAAAGTTTTTGGTGATGCAACAAGAATAAAGATAATAAATGCCTTATTAACATCTGAAATGTGTGTATGTGATATAGCAGCACTCCTTGGTATGAGCCAGTCTGCAATATCACACCAATTAAGAACATTAAAGCAGGCAAGGTTAATTAAATACAGAAGGGATGGTAAGGTAGTTTATTATTCCCTTGATGATGAACACATAAAAGAGATTTTCGATAAGGGTTTGATTCATGTAAAAGAATAA
- a CDS encoding heavy metal translocating P-type ATPase, translating to MLMKELILDGLDCANCGTKIEAKVNTIEGVKQASINFIDKTLTIEISNKDRLDEILNETKKIVNRLEPGVNIREKNISKSSKKVLVLLGLCCANCAAKIEKEVGNLAGVKAVSVDFVSKKLYVETHDKYDLDNIISETKKIVKRIEPDIKVIEAEDKKSHATDNGKITKKTFTLSNLDCANCAAKIEKGISEIDGVKAVSVDFATKRVAIEIDDGEWPKIIEEAAKIIKNIEPDMSIVEDTKENIKTLKDKKEVEEFNKSELIWLVIAAVLFGIGVIFDFSFWVEFSIYFVSYILVGGEVILRATKNIARGQVFDENFLMAIATIGAFAIKEFPEGVAVMLFYQVGEFFQDIAVNRSRKSISALMDIRPDYANLLVGNDEKRVDPDDVKIGNRIIVKPGEKIPLDGKVLEGKSMVNTSALTGESVPREVEAGSNVLAGFINTNGVLTIEVTKEFGESTVAKILDLVQNATSRKAPTENFITKFARYYTPVVVIVALILAILPPLLIPGAQLSDWIYRALVFLVISCPCALVVSIPLGFFGGIGGASKNGILVKGSNYLEALNSVDTVVFDKTGTLTKGVFKVTKVSPKEGVTPDELLKYAAYAESYSNHPIATSILNEYNKEINKDDITDYEEISGYGIRVKANGKEILAGNIKLMNKENIGYDKVDEVGTIVHVALDKKYAGYIVISDEIKEDSKDAISGLKAIGIKKTVMLTGDSKQVGEKVAQELGLDEVHTELLPDQKVEKVELLDKQKSPKGKLIFVGDGINDAPVLARADIGIAMGGLGSDAAIEAADVVIMTDEPSKIVSAIKIAKRTRSIVWQNIGFALGVKIIVLLLGAGGIATMWEAVFADVGVALIAVLNAMRVMKIENI from the coding sequence ATATTAATGAAGGAATTAATATTGGATGGTTTAGATTGTGCGAATTGTGGTACAAAAATAGAAGCAAAGGTAAATACCATAGAAGGTGTAAAACAGGCTTCTATAAACTTTATAGATAAAACACTTACCATTGAGATAAGTAACAAAGATAGATTAGATGAAATATTAAATGAGACTAAAAAAATTGTAAATAGATTAGAACCTGGTGTAAATATTAGGGAAAAAAACATATCAAAGTCATCAAAAAAAGTTTTGGTACTTTTGGGATTATGCTGTGCAAATTGTGCAGCGAAAATAGAGAAAGAAGTTGGAAACTTAGCTGGCGTAAAGGCAGTTTCAGTTGATTTTGTTTCAAAGAAGCTTTATGTTGAAACACACGACAAATATGATTTAGACAATATAATAAGTGAGACCAAAAAGATTGTAAAAAGGATTGAGCCTGATATTAAGGTAATTGAAGCAGAAGATAAAAAATCTCATGCTACTGATAATGGTAAAATTACCAAAAAGACTTTTACATTATCTAATTTGGATTGTGCAAACTGTGCTGCAAAGATAGAGAAGGGTATAAGTGAGATAGATGGCGTAAAGGCAGTTTCAGTTGATTTTGCAACAAAGAGGGTTGCAATTGAAATTGATGATGGAGAATGGCCAAAAATCATTGAAGAAGCTGCAAAGATAATTAAAAATATAGAGCCTGATATGAGTATCGTTGAAGATACAAAAGAAAACATCAAGACTTTAAAGGATAAAAAAGAAGTTGAAGAATTCAACAAAAGTGAACTTATATGGCTGGTAATTGCTGCAGTATTATTCGGAATTGGAGTTATATTTGATTTTTCATTCTGGGTGGAATTTTCAATTTACTTTGTAAGTTATATTTTAGTTGGTGGTGAGGTGATATTAAGAGCTACTAAAAATATTGCAAGGGGTCAGGTTTTTGATGAGAATTTTTTAATGGCTATAGCAACAATAGGTGCATTCGCAATAAAAGAATTTCCAGAAGGTGTTGCAGTAATGCTTTTCTATCAGGTGGGAGAGTTTTTCCAGGATATTGCTGTAAACCGTTCAAGAAAGTCAATATCAGCTCTAATGGATATAAGACCTGACTATGCAAACTTGCTTGTTGGGAATGATGAAAAAAGAGTTGACCCTGATGATGTGAAAATTGGAAATAGAATTATTGTAAAGCCAGGAGAAAAGATTCCTCTTGATGGAAAGGTGCTTGAAGGAAAATCTATGGTAAACACATCTGCATTAACAGGGGAATCAGTGCCAAGAGAAGTTGAAGCAGGAAGTAATGTACTTGCAGGTTTTATTAATACAAATGGTGTTTTAACAATTGAAGTTACAAAGGAATTTGGAGAATCAACAGTAGCAAAAATATTGGATTTAGTACAAAATGCAACAAGCAGAAAAGCACCAACTGAAAACTTCATAACTAAATTTGCAAGGTATTATACACCTGTTGTTGTTATCGTAGCTTTAATTCTTGCAATTTTACCACCACTTTTAATTCCTGGAGCACAGTTATCTGATTGGATTTACAGGGCACTTGTGTTCCTTGTAATATCATGTCCATGTGCATTAGTTGTATCAATACCTCTTGGCTTCTTTGGAGGAATTGGTGGTGCGTCAAAGAACGGAATACTTGTAAAAGGAAGTAACTATTTGGAAGCCCTAAATAGTGTTGATACAGTTGTATTTGATAAGACAGGAACACTTACAAAGGGTGTATTTAAAGTTACAAAGGTAAGTCCTAAAGAGGGAGTAACTCCAGATGAATTATTAAAGTATGCGGCATATGCAGAAAGTTATTCAAATCATCCTATTGCAACATCCATTTTAAATGAATATAACAAGGAAATTAATAAAGATGATATTACTGATTATGAAGAAATATCAGGCTATGGTATAAGGGTTAAAGCTAATGGTAAAGAGATTCTTGCAGGTAATATTAAACTTATGAATAAAGAAAACATTGGATATGATAAAGTTGACGAAGTAGGAACAATAGTTCATGTTGCTTTAGATAAAAAATATGCAGGGTATATAGTAATATCCGATGAAATAAAAGAGGATTCAAAGGATGCAATTTCAGGTCTTAAGGCAATAGGGATTAAAAAGACTGTTATGCTGACTGGAGATAGTAAACAGGTAGGAGAAAAGGTGGCACAAGAATTAGGATTAGATGAAGTCCATACAGAACTTCTACCAGATCAGAAGGTTGAAAAAGTAGAGCTACTTGATAAGCAAAAATCACCTAAAGGAAAATTAATATTTGTAGGTGATGGTATAAATGATGCCCCTGTACTTGCAAGGGCAGACATTGGTATTGCAATGGGCGGGCTTGGTTCTGATGCTGCAATTGAAGCTGCTGATGTAGTTATCATGACTGATGAGCCTTCAAAGATTGTAAGCGCTATAAAGATTGCTAAAAGAACAAGAAGCATTGTATGGCAGAATATTGGATTTGCTTTAGGGGTTAAAATTATTGTACTTCTGTTAGGAGCAGGTGGCATTGCTACAATGTGGGAAGCTGTATTTGCAGATGTGGGAGTAGCATTAATTGCAGTTTTAAATGCCATGAGGGTTATGAAGATTGAAAATATTTAA
- a CDS encoding DNA alkylation repair protein translates to MGIIEIFYSARNEENAEKMSAYMKNKFSFLGIPKPLRATLSKDFLIQKKMEKEIDWEFIFNCYNMPEREFHYLALDYLNSVKELLQPDDMYKIEKLIITNSWWDSVDYLDTIVGYLCLKYPELKDSFIIRWIDSENIWLKRISINFQLQYKEKTDTTILSQAILKNCDTKEFFINKAIGWALRQYSKTNKEWVKQFLTNNKLHPLSVKEASKYL, encoded by the coding sequence ATGGGTATAATTGAGATTTTTTATAGTGCACGAAATGAAGAAAATGCTGAAAAAATGTCAGCATATATGAAAAATAAATTTTCTTTTTTAGGAATACCAAAGCCGTTAAGGGCTACACTTTCAAAGGATTTTTTAATACAAAAGAAAATGGAAAAAGAAATCGACTGGGAGTTTATTTTTAATTGTTATAATATGCCAGAAAGAGAATTTCATTATTTAGCTTTAGATTACTTAAATTCTGTTAAAGAGTTATTGCAACCTGATGATATGTATAAAATTGAAAAACTTATTATTACAAACTCATGGTGGGATAGCGTAGATTATCTTGATACAATTGTAGGATATCTTTGTCTTAAATATCCTGAATTAAAAGATAGTTTTATTATTAGATGGATAGATAGTGAAAATATTTGGCTTAAGAGAATATCAATTAATTTTCAACTGCAATATAAGGAGAAAACTGATACAACCATTTTAAGCCAGGCAATACTTAAGAACTGCGATACGAAAGAATTTTTTATAAATAAAGCAATTGGTTGGGCTTTGCGGCAATATTCAAAAACTAACAAGGAATGGGTTAAGCAGTTTCTTACTAACAATAAATTACATCCATTAAGCGTAAAAGAAGCGAGTAAATATCTTTAG